A genomic window from Euwallacea fornicatus isolate EFF26 chromosome 6, ASM4011564v1, whole genome shotgun sequence includes:
- the LOC136339841 gene encoding E3 ubiquitin-protein ligase rnf146-like, which produces MAEGPANQAEPNKTGELSECAVCLQTCVHPAKLPCGHIFCYLCVKGFANQNKRCAMCRQEIPRDFVDQPQLLEQAIETSETFDGGYQWFYEGCNGWWQYDERTSKELENSYKNGEKSIELLIAGFLYIVDFESMLQLRRNDPSRRRQVKRDVSTISKKGIAGIRTNMPSTSTHLESYPLSAGESHLENTAIWLPATPSNTPQSPTSGRESPNQDVQELQATIELIHNLELNYCNLQDSGNDHMT; this is translated from the exons ATGGCAGAGGGCCCTGCCAATCAAGCGGAACCCAACAAAACTG GGGAACTATCTGAATGTGCAGTATGCTTACAAACTTGTGTCCATCCAGCCAAACTGCCCTGTggtcatattttttgttacctATGTGTTAAAGGTTTTGCTAATCAGAATAAGAGGTGTGCAATGTGTCGACAAGAAATTCCTAGAGATTTTGTAGATCAGCCTCAACTCTTAGAACAGGCAATAGAAACTTCTGAAACTTTTGATGGAGGTTATCAGTGGTTTTATGAAGGATGTAATG GTTGGTGGCAGTATGACGAAAGAACCAGTAAGGAATTGGAGAATTCTTACAAAAACGGAGAAAAAAGCATTGAATTGTTAATAGCAGGATTTCTTTACATAGTAGATTTTGAAAGCATGTTACAGCTAAGAAGAAATGATCCTTCAAGAAGACGACAAGTCAAAAGAGATGTCTCAACAATTAGTAAAAAAG GTATTGCAGGAATTAGAACCAATATGCCTTCGACTTCAACGCATTTGGAATCGTATCCGTTGAGTGCCGGTGAAAGTCACTTGGAAAACACTGCCATTTGGCTGCCTGCTACACCATCAAATACTCCTCAAAGTCCAACAAGCGGACGAGAATCTCCAAATCAAGACGTCCAAGAATTGCAGGCCACTATAGAATTAATACATAATTTAGAATTAAACTattgcaatttacaggatagTGGAAATGATCACATGACATGA
- the LOC136339839 gene encoding lipase 3-like, with the protein MCGNQRTSLKCFIEDCKIRTMNMYRIFVVLFCVKFQTFADETNMMMNFTDIVGFYGYPTEIHEIETEDGYLLDVYRVPRSPKTTTKSTNSFPVLVNHGLMGSAENFVIGGPSKALAYVLADKNYDVWFCNSRGSWHSRKHKTMDPDRDLRQFWKFSWHEIGYYDLPATIDYILNVTQKSKLHYIGHSQGTTTFFALMAEKPEYNEKIRVMLALAPSALLEHIKDPSLKLLAPTYRYLQTLAESFEIYELVPKRLLSHDALRSIIGSLCDSQSATRILCMNVFMAMSGFSEEQLDPDTIPLILQTGPAGASLYQVLHYAQLVNTGKFIKYDWGPKENLLKYNSTVPPEYNLTHVTCPVALFYGDADLLTTKEDVTILATRLPNVVDVYRVPYDNWSHMDFLWAKDIDKLLNKHLLRVLHKFR; encoded by the exons ATGTGTGGCAATCAAAGGACATCACTTAAATGCTTCATTGAAGATTGTAAGATACGAACAATGAACATGTACCGAATTTTCGTCGTATTATTTTGTGTCAAATTTCAAACGTTTGCAGATGAAACAAATATGATGATgaatttt ACCGACATAGTGGGCTTTTATGGATATCCGACAGAAATCCACGAGATTGAAACTGAAGACGGTTATCTTTTGGACGTGTACAGGGTGCCCCGCAGTCCTAAGACCACAACTAAATCTACCAATTCT TTCCCAGTATTAGTAAATCATGGTTTGATGGGATCCGCGGAAAACTTTGTCATAGGCGGTCCTTCAAAAGCTTTAGCCTATGTTTTGGCAGACAAGAATTATGACGTGTGGTTTTGCAATTCCCGTGGTAGTTGGCACTCCCGGAAGCACAAAACCATGGATCCTGATAGAGATCTTCGtcagttttggaaattttc GTGGCATGAAATTGGTTATTACGATTTACCGGCCACTATCGATTATATACTGAACGTTACACAGAAGTCTAAGCTGCATTATATCGGACATTCACAAGGAACTACTACATTTTTCGCCTTAATGGCAGAGAAGCCAGAGTACAACGAAAAAATTCGCGTGATGCTTGCTCTAGCACCGTCGGCCTTGTTAGAGCACATTAAAGATCCTTCTCTCAAGCTTTTAGCTCCGACTTATAGGTACTTACAG aCCTTGGCCGAGTCATTCGAGATATATGAGCTGGTACCGAAACGCTTGTTGTCACACGACGCCCTACGAAGTATAATAGGCAGTCTTTGCGATAGTCAATCTGCCACCAGGATTCTTTGTATGAACGTATTCATGGCCATGTCCGGGTTTTCCGAAGAACAATTAGATCCA GACACCATTCCACTGATACTTCAAACAGGACCCGCTGGTGCTTCTCTTTATCAAGTCCTACACTATGCTCAATTGGTGAACACAG gaaaattcataaaatatgattgGGGTCCGAAAGAAAATCTACTGAAATATAATTCCACAGTGCCCCCCGAATATAACTTGACTCATGTGACGTGTCCTGTAGCATTATTCTACGGCGATGCAGACTTACTGACTACTAAAGAG GACGTTACGATACTAGCTACTCGCCTTCCTAATGTCGTTGACGTCTATAGAGTGCCTTACGACAATTGGTCGCATATGGACTTTCTGTGGGCGAAAGATATTGATAAACTACTCAATAAGCATTTACTGAGGGTATTGCATAAATTCAGATAA
- the LOC136339837 gene encoding uncharacterized protein isoform X2, giving the protein MFGHHQGIQEEAKLDVMQKVWQSGRRNNSTTFFEDASDTENILTIARQESLAYSAGLHQPEFITKLDASTLNDLPAHYTICSVLPHQFPVCGVYIDKRIVPGFKYKVRPLPPLGKKSTTNQCLFKNKALMLQSIGRGFARRITFEPENGKINSNDNYFYSDNRPDGYAFEMELISEGDKFTIFDINREAQGTVEVLSVEDDQLEISSSFTKQGIEKRANVKFTGKVEFYDIGVAKPMLLSGIAVAVKLKGKNFAQMVKVVNIYIKKQRLHLVPGIKNNYRRVTVRGRDINDVPTKYTMTGLEHYELPVVGTYVDPRIIPGFCYKVRPNNKKYHLFNGRALRLVGIGMGYAKRLTFEPDSLNNPNNYLWSDNHPDGLGLEPRAVSKGMKFYVKAGGQVIGEATVFRDDKPQFEEKSQKVKTQLDQFAIVKHIHIDVTCHIQLSRPGGASSEKDSYMMRISGVAVVRKEPKAEAAKVVEIDNIGLDSQLYILFSQMHANIKFIPMET; this is encoded by the exons ATGTTCGGGCATCACCAAGGTATTCAGGAGGAAGCTAAACTTGATGTAATGCAGAAAGTGTGGCAAAGTGGCAGACGCAACAACTCGACGACGTTCTTTGAGGACGCTAGTGATACcgagaatattttaacaattgcCAGACAG GAATCTCTTGCCTATTCGGCGGGTCTCCATCAACCTGAGTTCATCACAAAATTAGACGCTTCAACCCTTAATGATCTTCCCGCTCATTACACCATTTGTTCTGTGCTTCCCCACCAATTTCCGGTTTGCGGAGTGTACATCGACAAGCGTATCGTCCCCGGTTTCAAATACAAAGTTCGACCTTTACCTCCTCTCGGCAAAAAATCCACCACCAACCAATGCTTATTCAAAAATAAGGCCCTGATGCTGCAGAGCATTGGAAGGG gatttGCTAGACGCATTACTTTTGAACcagaaaatggcaaaataaacTCGAATGATAATTATTTCTATAGCGATAACAGACCCGACGGTTACGCTTTTGAGATGGAACTTATCTCTGAAGGAGACAAATTCACTATTTTCGATATAAACCGTGAGGCTCAAGGCACAGTCGAAGTACTAAGTGTTGAG GACGATCAATTAGAAATTTCTAGCTCATTCACTAAACAGGGCATTGAAAAACGagcaaatgtaaaatttacagGCAAGGTTGAGTTTTATGATATAGGTGTTGCGAAACCTATGTTGCTGAGTGGAATTGCTGTCGCCGTGAAATTAAAGGGAAAGAATTTCGCTCAGATGGTCAAGGTGgtgaatatatatattaagaAGCAAAGATTGCATTTGGTGCCCggaatcaaaaataattacagaAGAGTTACAGTGAGAGGAAGAGATATTAACGATGTACCCACTAAATATACAATGACCGGGTTGGAGCATTATGAGTTGCCAGTTGTGG GCACGTATGTTGATCCAAGAATTATCCCAGGATTCTGCTACAAAGTAAGGCCAAATAACAAGAAGTATCACTTATTTAATGGAAGAGCATTGCGCCTTGTTGGCATTGGCATGGGGTATGCAAAG AGATTAACCTTTGAACCTGATTCTCTTAACAACCCGAACAATTATTTGTGGTCTGACAACCATCCGGACGGCTTGGGACTTGAACCTAGAGCTGTCTCCAAGGGCATGAAATTCTACGTGAAAGCCGGCGGACAAGTAATAGGAGAAGCAACAGTTTTTCGGGACGACAAACCTCAGTTCGAAGAAAAAAGTCAGAAA GTGAAGACCCAACTTGATCAATTCGCCATAGTGAAACATATTCATATTGATGTCACGTGTCATATTCAACTGTCGCGACCTGGAGGCGCGTCCAGCGAAAAAGATTCCTATATGATGAGAATATCAGGTGTTGCCGTTGTCCGTAAAGAGCCTAAAGCCGAGGCTGCTAAAGTAGTGGAAATCGACAATATCGGTCTGGATTCTCAGTTGTATATCCTATTTTCACAAATGCACgcaaacattaaatttatccCCATGGAGACTTAA
- the LOC136339837 gene encoding uncharacterized protein isoform X1, producing the protein MFGHHQGIQEEAKLDVMQKVWQSGRRNNSTTFFEDASDTENILTIARQNSNPWNNVCVSLPQEKGCSDVESDNDFQESLAYSAGLHQPEFITKLDASTLNDLPAHYTICSVLPHQFPVCGVYIDKRIVPGFKYKVRPLPPLGKKSTTNQCLFKNKALMLQSIGRGFARRITFEPENGKINSNDNYFYSDNRPDGYAFEMELISEGDKFTIFDINREAQGTVEVLSVEDDQLEISSSFTKQGIEKRANVKFTGKVEFYDIGVAKPMLLSGIAVAVKLKGKNFAQMVKVVNIYIKKQRLHLVPGIKNNYRRVTVRGRDINDVPTKYTMTGLEHYELPVVGTYVDPRIIPGFCYKVRPNNKKYHLFNGRALRLVGIGMGYAKRLTFEPDSLNNPNNYLWSDNHPDGLGLEPRAVSKGMKFYVKAGGQVIGEATVFRDDKPQFEEKSQKVKTQLDQFAIVKHIHIDVTCHIQLSRPGGASSEKDSYMMRISGVAVVRKEPKAEAAKVVEIDNIGLDSQLYILFSQMHANIKFIPMET; encoded by the exons ATGTTCGGGCATCACCAAGGTATTCAGGAGGAAGCTAAACTTGATGTAATGCAGAAAGTGTGGCAAAGTGGCAGACGCAACAACTCGACGACGTTCTTTGAGGACGCTAGTGATACcgagaatattttaacaattgcCAGACAG aaTTCAAATCCTTGGAATAATGTTTGCGTGTCACTACCTCAAGAAAAGGGATGTAGCGATGTGGAAAGTGACAATGATTTCCAG GAATCTCTTGCCTATTCGGCGGGTCTCCATCAACCTGAGTTCATCACAAAATTAGACGCTTCAACCCTTAATGATCTTCCCGCTCATTACACCATTTGTTCTGTGCTTCCCCACCAATTTCCGGTTTGCGGAGTGTACATCGACAAGCGTATCGTCCCCGGTTTCAAATACAAAGTTCGACCTTTACCTCCTCTCGGCAAAAAATCCACCACCAACCAATGCTTATTCAAAAATAAGGCCCTGATGCTGCAGAGCATTGGAAGGG gatttGCTAGACGCATTACTTTTGAACcagaaaatggcaaaataaacTCGAATGATAATTATTTCTATAGCGATAACAGACCCGACGGTTACGCTTTTGAGATGGAACTTATCTCTGAAGGAGACAAATTCACTATTTTCGATATAAACCGTGAGGCTCAAGGCACAGTCGAAGTACTAAGTGTTGAG GACGATCAATTAGAAATTTCTAGCTCATTCACTAAACAGGGCATTGAAAAACGagcaaatgtaaaatttacagGCAAGGTTGAGTTTTATGATATAGGTGTTGCGAAACCTATGTTGCTGAGTGGAATTGCTGTCGCCGTGAAATTAAAGGGAAAGAATTTCGCTCAGATGGTCAAGGTGgtgaatatatatattaagaAGCAAAGATTGCATTTGGTGCCCggaatcaaaaataattacagaAGAGTTACAGTGAGAGGAAGAGATATTAACGATGTACCCACTAAATATACAATGACCGGGTTGGAGCATTATGAGTTGCCAGTTGTGG GCACGTATGTTGATCCAAGAATTATCCCAGGATTCTGCTACAAAGTAAGGCCAAATAACAAGAAGTATCACTTATTTAATGGAAGAGCATTGCGCCTTGTTGGCATTGGCATGGGGTATGCAAAG AGATTAACCTTTGAACCTGATTCTCTTAACAACCCGAACAATTATTTGTGGTCTGACAACCATCCGGACGGCTTGGGACTTGAACCTAGAGCTGTCTCCAAGGGCATGAAATTCTACGTGAAAGCCGGCGGACAAGTAATAGGAGAAGCAACAGTTTTTCGGGACGACAAACCTCAGTTCGAAGAAAAAAGTCAGAAA GTGAAGACCCAACTTGATCAATTCGCCATAGTGAAACATATTCATATTGATGTCACGTGTCATATTCAACTGTCGCGACCTGGAGGCGCGTCCAGCGAAAAAGATTCCTATATGATGAGAATATCAGGTGTTGCCGTTGTCCGTAAAGAGCCTAAAGCCGAGGCTGCTAAAGTAGTGGAAATCGACAATATCGGTCTGGATTCTCAGTTGTATATCCTATTTTCACAAATGCACgcaaacattaaatttatccCCATGGAGACTTAA
- the LOC136339838 gene encoding jerky protein homolog-like, producing the protein MASISYKRKCLKLSEKVKIIEEVSLGAGVTQLAKKYGVSKATICKIKRMKRQLLQRTCNTFGGPGNRRTLKNAKAPKMENSLYKWFLQQRENHVPISGEILKERAKLLNQKLKETENFVASDGWLQRFKGRYGIRLLSISGEKLSAQPQLVQPFKEKLIKIIKELDLRMEQIYNADESGLYWKMLPEKTYAASYEKSAPGIKTEKQRITFLACTNANGSHKIKPLVIGKAQNPRSFKNFKVPVDYDCSKTAWMTSGIFLKWFHKRFVPQVKNFLKEQKLPIKALLLLDNAPCHPPEQQLRSRDGSIFVMYMPPNVTSIIQPMDQNIIRLTKLYYRKFLLSSVLSKNPQNISDALKKVTLREAVTDLHMAWSELNQETIAKCWNKLFSTNDEDNEEENVPLSVIRERLLSSVDSIVNSASLDVVNLLKVVNPNTVCTSADINIWNEDKLTNDATKDENSENDEDDSIEAKSLVTDAQAVHIFNEALDWAERKEVSYADILVLRKLRAQALEDNANRKFTQTKIADYFSSN; encoded by the exons ATGGCATCCATAtcgtataaaagaaaatgtttaaaattaagtgagaaagtgaaaattatagaAGAAGTTTCATTAGGCGCTGGAGTAACacaattagcaaaaaaatatggtgtatcaaaagcaacaatttgcaaaattaagcgCATGAAAAGACAACTTTTACAAAGAACGTGCAATACATTTGGAGGACCGGGAAATagaagaactttaaaaaatgcaaaggcacccaaaatggaaaattctctGTATAAGTGGTTTTTACAACAGCGGGAAAATCATGTTCCAATTAGTGGCGAAATACTTAAAGAGAGagctaaattgttaaatcaaaaactgaaagaaactgaaaatttcgttgCTAGTGATGGCTGGCTGCAACGATTCAAAGGAAGATATGGAATTCGACTGTTATCTATATCTGGTGAAAAATTATCAGCACAACCACAATTAGTAcaaccatttaaagaaaaattgataaaaatcattaaagagTTAGATTTAAGAATGGAACAAATTTACAACGCAGATGAAAGTGgtctttattggaaaatgttaccAGAGAAAACTTACGCTGCATCATATGAAAAATCTGCTCCGggtataaaaacagaaaaacaacGAATAACGTTTTTGGCCTGTACTAATGCTAATGGTTCACACAAGATAAAACCATTGGTAAtaggaaaagcacaaaatccacgatcatttaaaaattttaaagttcctgTTGATTATGACTGTTCAAAAACCGCCTGGATGACTAGCGGTATATTCCTGAAATGGTTTCATAAGCGCTTTGTTCCTcag gtaaaaaatttcctaaaagaaCAGAAGCTTCCAATAAAAGCGTTATTACTATTGGATAATGCACCATGTCATCCTCCAGAACAACAACTGAGGAGCAGAGAtgggtcaatttttgttatgtacaTGCCTCCTAACGTAACATCAATAATTCAACCAATGGACCAGAATATAATAAGACTAACAAAACTGTACTATCGaaagtttttactttcatCTGTTTTGTCTAAGAATCCTCAAAACATATctgatgctttaaaaaaagtaacattaaGAGAAGCTGTCACAGATTTACATATGGCCTGGAGTGAACTTAATCAGGAaactattgcaaaatgttggaaTAAGCTGTTTAGTACCAATGATGAAGataatgaagaagagaatGTTCCCTTAAGTGTAATTAGAGAACGTTTGCTATCCAGCGTTGACTCTATTGTCAATAGTGCATCATTGgatgttgttaatttattgaaagtagTGAATCCTAACACTGTTTGTACCTCAGctgatattaatatttggaaCGAGGACAAACTAACGAATGATGCTACTAAAGATGAGAACAGTGAGAATGATGAAGACGATTCCATTGAAGCAAAAAGTTTGGTGACTGATGCCCAAGCTGTACATAtatttaatgaagctttagattgggctgaaagaaaagaagtGTCATACGCGGatattttagttcttcgtAAATTACGGGCTCAGGCATTGGAAGATAATGCTAATCGCAAATTTACGCAGACTAAAATTgctgattatttttcttctaattaa